In one window of Halomarina pelagica DNA:
- a CDS encoding antitoxin VapB family protein — translation MATKTISLDEEAYERLKARKQEGESFSDVVKRLAGERSWKEIAGILDDEEADALEAAIGEGRSRSRERSDRLADEFGEAVGSDERAE, via the coding sequence ATGGCGACCAAGACTATCTCGCTCGACGAGGAAGCGTACGAGCGGTTGAAAGCTCGAAAGCAGGAGGGAGAGAGCTTCAGTGATGTCGTCAAGCGACTCGCTGGAGAACGGTCGTGGAAGGAGATCGCCGGTATTCTGGACGACGAAGAAGCGGATGCCCTCGAAGCCGCCATCGGAGAGGGTCGCTCCCGGTCTCGAGAGCGGAGCGACCGACTCGCAGACGAGTTCGGCGAAGCCGTCGGGAGTGACGAGAGAGCGGAATGA
- a CDS encoding type II toxin-antitoxin system VapC family toxin, translating into MIQDTSFIVDLLRGDEDAETLLDAIEKESRPQKVSSITVLELYEGVARSETPREKRERILGVLDSKSVVPADHPVMRKAGKLSGELITRGEQIEREDCIIAATALLNDEPVVTRNTEHFERIENLDVRSY; encoded by the coding sequence ATGATTCAGGACACGTCCTTCATCGTCGACCTCCTGCGAGGCGACGAGGACGCTGAGACACTTCTCGATGCGATAGAGAAGGAATCACGCCCACAGAAGGTGTCTTCGATAACGGTACTCGAACTCTACGAGGGTGTCGCACGTTCCGAGACGCCGAGGGAGAAACGAGAACGGATTCTCGGCGTGCTGGATAGTAAATCCGTCGTCCCCGCCGACCACCCCGTCATGCGGAAAGCGGGGAAACTTTCGGGTGAACTGATTACTCGTGGAGAACAGATCGAGCGGGAGGATTGCATCATCGCCGCTACTGCACTCCTGAACGACGAACCAGTCGTCACGAGGAACACCGAGCATTTCGAACGCATCGAAAACCTCGATGTGCGGTCGTACTAG
- a CDS encoding helix-turn-helix transcriptional regulator: MSLPFDDIQSSLEEIEFLARSPNRIRVLDTLTAEPMKRHEIEAGTGISRATLARILDDFEDRGWVIREGKQYETTPVGNYVAQEFTDVLKRFAPVPGLNEVAQWFPEEGFDFDLGCLAGAEIIRPARSDALAPTTHITRRLRTADRVRVISYSHLSDVMEVCWRATAERTLELESIVDRGVLERIETDPRMLDHAQEMVESGQAKFFWHEGPIPVTVFLIDDVVLLCLSGDEGAPHAVIETSDETVHSWAESIIDTYRCEGEVLDPRLLTE; this comes from the coding sequence ATGAGTCTACCATTCGACGACATCCAGTCGTCTCTCGAAGAGATCGAGTTTCTCGCTCGGTCACCGAACCGTATCAGAGTGCTCGACACGCTCACAGCGGAGCCGATGAAGCGACATGAGATCGAAGCTGGCACCGGCATTTCGAGAGCGACTCTCGCCCGCATCCTTGACGACTTCGAAGATCGGGGATGGGTGATACGAGAGGGCAAGCAATACGAGACGACACCCGTCGGCAACTACGTCGCGCAAGAATTCACGGATGTCTTGAAGCGCTTCGCGCCCGTTCCGGGACTCAACGAGGTGGCGCAGTGGTTCCCTGAGGAGGGGTTCGATTTCGACCTTGGATGTCTGGCCGGGGCGGAGATCATCCGTCCAGCCAGGAGCGACGCGCTCGCACCGACGACACACATTACTCGCCGGCTCCGGACCGCCGACCGGGTTCGAGTCATCTCGTATTCCCACCTCTCCGACGTCATGGAGGTGTGCTGGCGAGCAACCGCCGAGAGAACCCTCGAACTCGAAAGCATCGTTGATCGGGGAGTGCTCGAACGGATCGAAACCGATCCCCGAATGCTCGATCACGCGCAGGAGATGGTCGAGTCCGGGCAGGCGAAGTTCTTCTGGCACGAGGGTCCAATCCCGGTCACCGTGTTCCTTATCGACGACGTGGTACTGCTGTGTCTGTCCGGTGACGAAGGGGCTCCACACGCGGTGATAGAAACTTCAGACGAGACGGTCCACTCGTGGGCAGAATCGATTATCGATACCTATCGCTGTGAGGGAGAAGTACTCGACCCGAGACTGCTCACGGAGTGA
- a CDS encoding class I SAM-dependent methyltransferase: MTPDTLSPDERAKRVWSLGSYPDIAPNFLGMAAHLVEAVGIGTTDTVLDVGCGTGNAAITAARRGARVTGLDIVPAMLDEACENATITDIETIDWREGSATDLPFEDDVFDVTLSCLGHMFAEPPDDAGQELLRVTRPGGRIAFTSWTPDGLVPAMGAVLNNYLPPNPNPPEPPFLWGDPDVVRERVGGGVESLVFETGTALTPVLSPAHYWEKAITESGLFIVALDTVAEADHPALREEMIETIEHFFDASQNAVPMNYVLTTATVT, translated from the coding sequence ATGACTCCCGACACACTCTCTCCAGACGAGCGAGCAAAACGCGTGTGGTCTCTCGGATCGTATCCCGATATCGCGCCGAATTTCCTGGGCATGGCGGCTCATCTCGTCGAGGCTGTCGGGATCGGTACAACCGACACCGTCCTCGACGTTGGCTGCGGGACCGGGAACGCCGCCATCACCGCCGCTCGTCGAGGAGCACGCGTCACAGGGTTGGACATCGTCCCGGCGATGCTCGATGAAGCATGTGAGAACGCGACGATCACTGACATTGAGACGATCGACTGGCGGGAGGGCTCCGCGACGGATCTTCCATTCGAAGATGACGTGTTCGACGTCACCCTCTCGTGTCTCGGCCACATGTTCGCAGAACCGCCCGATGACGCTGGTCAAGAACTGCTCCGTGTGACGCGACCGGGTGGACGAATCGCGTTCACCTCGTGGACGCCCGATGGCCTCGTTCCCGCCATGGGTGCAGTACTGAACAACTATCTCCCGCCGAATCCCAATCCGCCGGAGCCACCGTTTCTATGGGGCGACCCCGATGTCGTCCGTGAGCGAGTGGGTGGCGGGGTCGAGAGCCTCGTGTTCGAGACCGGAACGGCGCTGACTCCCGTGCTGTCACCGGCCCACTACTGGGAGAAGGCAATCACGGAGTCGGGACTGTTCATCGTGGCGCTCGACACGGTTGCCGAGGCCGATCACCCGGCACTCCGCGAGGAGATGATCGAGACGATCGAGCACTTTTTCGACGCCAGTCAGAACGCGGTCCCCATGAACTATGTACTGACGACGGCGACGGTCACCTGA
- a CDS encoding winged helix-turn-helix transcriptional regulator, which yields MSKKTEQECVASWCADDDWCTVTCTAHLIGKKWHPVIVHRLLAHGPLGFNALKAEIGTISSTVLSNSLEDLEENGLVNRAIVSEKPFRVEYSLTEQGASLEPIIEAMDEWGDEHLQETSSCA from the coding sequence ATGAGCAAAAAGACCGAGCAGGAGTGTGTCGCGTCGTGGTGTGCTGACGACGACTGGTGTACCGTGACGTGCACGGCCCACCTCATCGGGAAGAAGTGGCATCCGGTCATCGTTCACCGCTTGCTCGCGCACGGCCCCCTGGGGTTCAACGCCCTCAAAGCCGAGATCGGCACGATCTCGAGTACCGTCCTCTCAAACAGTCTGGAGGACTTAGAGGAGAACGGATTGGTGAACCGGGCGATCGTGAGCGAGAAACCGTTCCGCGTCGAGTACTCCTTGACCGAGCAAGGAGCCTCATTAGAACCCATAATCGAGGCGATGGACGAGTGGGGAGACGAGCATCTCCAAGAGACGTCGTCCTGTGCCTGA
- a CDS encoding DoxX family protein, with product MLGLRLVVAALIAKPALGKFLTYGGSVAFFDAIGMPAPAAMVIVAGVVEVGAVALLLVGTGERLAALSLIPVMIVAILYVGPDWKNVGVLFGSLAVLVLGADSTPIKWSPHKLRG from the coding sequence CTGCTCGGCCTCCGTCTCGTCGTCGCCGCCCTCATAGCGAAACCAGCACTCGGCAAGTTCCTGACATACGGGGGTTCCGTTGCGTTCTTCGATGCCATCGGGATGCCGGCTCCGGCGGCGATGGTCATCGTCGCTGGAGTCGTCGAAGTGGGAGCAGTCGCACTGCTACTTGTCGGTACAGGCGAGCGACTCGCAGCCCTCTCGCTCATCCCTGTGATGATCGTTGCGATACTGTACGTTGGACCAGACTGGAAGAACGTCGGCGTCCTGTTCGGCTCTCTAGCGGTACTCGTGCTCGGAGCCGATTCGACTCCCATCAAGTGGTCGCCCCACAAACTCCGGGGTTAG
- a CDS encoding SelT/SelW/SelH family protein, with protein MTSVEIEYCVPCGLLDPAVQTQTRLLDEFGQDLDGVTLVPGHGGVFVVRADSETIWDKDVHGADLDLELVAEAVEDRLQVTA; from the coding sequence ATGACGTCAGTCGAAATCGAATACTGCGTTCCCTGCGGACTGCTCGACCCGGCGGTCCAAACCCAGACACGGCTCCTTGACGAATTCGGCCAGGATCTGGATGGTGTGACGCTCGTCCCCGGCCATGGTGGTGTGTTCGTCGTCCGAGCCGATAGCGAGACGATCTGGGACAAAGACGTCCACGGCGCTGACCTTGATCTCGAATTGGTCGCCGAGGCTGTCGAGGACCGTCTTCAGGTGACCGCCTAA
- a CDS encoding glutathione S-transferase N-terminal domain-containing protein has product MLELYQAEACGYSQKVRETLTDLGVSYVVHNPRSAAGEPRNEQTHDELRTLGGRDQIPFPVDHQRGVTMYESDDIVDYLRTHYSRE; this is encoded by the coding sequence ATGTTGGAACTCTACCAGGCAGAGGCGTGTGGCTACTCGCAGAAGGTGCGCGAAACGCTGACCGACCTTGGTGTCTCGTATGTGGTTCACAACCCACGGTCAGCAGCCGGTGAGCCCCGGAACGAACAGACTCACGACGAGCTTCGAACATTGGGCGGACGGGACCAGATTCCGTTCCCCGTCGATCACCAGCGAGGCGTCACAATGTACGAAAGCGACGACATCGTGGACTATCTACGAACACACTATTCACGAGAGTGA